The segment GGCGCTCGCACCCCACGCCTCGCTCCACCCACCACCCACGCCCTCGCACCTCCTCCATCTTATccattcccctcctctctctcaaccATTTCTCTCAACCCGTTCCTCAcgctcactactacaaaatcgatttttcatggcgtcaACTTATTTGTTTTCTCTGGCGGCCATACGTGAAAACAACCAGCGAAATTTTAACAAGGGCCGGCAGCGAAAATGGATCTTCGTTGGCAGCTGGGTTAAGAGGGCCGCCGACAAAAATAGaggtatttttgcaggcggtgGTCTTAAGATGCTGCCAGtaaaaaaaacgatttttactGGCGGGGTGTTGGGAGCTCCGCTTGCAAAAATAGTGGGAGAGAATAAACAGCACGTGCTcccacttttttttctcaaccccCCAGATCCaacccttctctctttctttctttctttctttatttatttatttatttatttatttttctctctctgaatctctcgcgctctctctctctatagcTAGTAGCGGTGAAGTGGTGCAGGAGCGGCGGTCAACGATGGCGGCGCTCAGCGGCAGCGACACGACTTGGCCATGCTTGGCGGCGGCAAGGAGAGCCACGTAGTGGAGGTCGGCGGCagtggaggggaggcggtggtgtgGTTCCGTCCGGTACGCGGCCGCGACGATGAGACGTTCGCGCTGCAGGGACAAGCTACGATGGCCcggctctcccctccctcctagatttGGCTGGAGGGCAGGGGTGGCTCGGTCCGGATCTAGCGATCGTGGGTCGTGAGGGTGCAGATCCGGCAGCAGCAGGTCACGGGGGCACGGATCTGGCGGCGACAAGTCACGGGGGCGTGGATCCGGCGACAGCGGGTTGCGGCGGTGCGAATCTGATGGCGGCGGGTGACGATGGCATGGATCTGGTGGCAACGACTTCCTCTCGGCTATGGTTTCCCCTTGGCATATACCCTCCTCCATAGCGGCAAAGGAGACGGGTGGCGATAGTATAGGGGATAGATCCGACTGTGGCGGTGTTCGATACCACTGGATccgcctccacggcggcgaAGATGAGGGGCGGTGAAGGAGGTAGATCCGGCAGCGGTGGTCCTCCGGACCACGGCCGTTGATCCTCGTAGGCCGACCGCTGCCGTCGACCCTACCCTACCCTCATACGTTGACATCtcgaatttcaaattttttttttatcccaaaACATGTTTTCACTGGCTATCCTCTTTAGTTTGCCACCTGCAAAAATGGTATTTTTGCTAGCGGCTGTCTTAGCATGCCTGCTTGCGAAACTCGATGCCAGTGAACAAAAATGGTTTGGATGTTTCATTAGTTAGATCGAAGTGTTTTAATGGGTTTTATTTAGTGTTTCATTTTTTCTCTTCGGTTTTCACTTGGATCttgttgatgtttttttttgagaattacatggtacaacacagacactcacaacgcacgcacaaTCACCCCCTATGATCgaacgcacgcaaaccctatccctatgagcatttttgaagactgggccggcaaattcaTCCTGGAGTggatgaagtcaccacaggcgccttgctgtcgacgggtatgttacctaccactgaaagcacaaagctGTTAAATCttgaaaaattcgctcccatggggagttGAATCTAGGGCTGCACAAAGCCATTAAATTCtctcccatggggagtcgaatCCACGATCTATAGTGCTACTGAGCCTCTTGTAACCACTTCTTTTTAAATCATTTGTTTATATGTTGAAGCAAATTGTTTCATATGACTATCCGATTGTATTCCACTTCTTTTTAagaactgaaacattttttcacTAAATGCTGCAACATTAGTTTATGAGAGGCGAAACACAGCCcgatttttttaagagaaaaataataaaatgggATGTGCGATTTGTAGTTGTTTTTAGCTAGGTAGTTGGCTACCATGCATTAAATGAAGGTCTCTTTATTTATTCGTAGGAAAAAAAGATTAGCACGTAGGTAAAACATGATTCAGATGAGGATGGATCAATCGGAACATGCACAGTACACATCACTTGCGTGCAGGTGATCATTATTTAATTAAGATAAGCATGCTGAAGGCAGGCTAGCCGATGGTGGGGGTGCTGGTGACGGTGTCGACGAAGATGCGGACGCGGTTGGGGCGGAAGTCCTTGGTCACCGGCGACCCCGCCGGAAGCACGACGATGTCGGCGTCAGGCATGTCCTTGAGGATCACCTTCTTCGCCTTCTCCACCGGCAGCCCCACCACCTCCGGCCACGACGTCTtccgcgcctcctcgcccgccgccgccgcaccgtcctgCTTGCCGCCGGAGCTCATCGCCGACCTCTCACACCTCCGGACACGATCAACTGATGATGAGCTATATATCAGGAATGTAAACTTTGGAGAGAGTGTATATGTAGCTTGCGTATATGTCATTCATATGGCGTATATTTATATAGGTATAGCTAGATAGATGGATCGATGGTGGGTAATTTAATTTGTCGGTGTTGCACGTGATCGATCATTGATACATAGGAGTAGTATAGTATTATTATGCGTGATACACGAGCGAGTATATAAATGCATTATGCATGCAGCATGTGTTTTGCTCTCAGTCGTCCGGCAGCTGATCGAGGCAAACAATCCATttagcatatataattaattaactggcCCATGCACGCATGTATGCTGCCAAATTAGTCGTCATtgattgtatatatatttccCATTTCACGTGAAGCACATACCCGTACTCTAGCCTTTTCTGTTTGGGATAAGATTATTTATCCATCCCTAGCAAAGATCCAGAATGGGAAATTAATGGAGGGGATCATCCCCCAAACTATTGCTCCTCTCCTTCTGGTTCCTTCTCCCTCTTTCCTTGTATTAATGACGATTCAGAAAACCTCTATTCGCTAGCATCCATATCGCATCCGACCCTTTATTTAGCTAGCTATCCTACCACGATCAAGATGCTCACTAGAACatggcatgttt is part of the Oryza glaberrima chromosome 12, OglaRS2, whole genome shotgun sequence genome and harbors:
- the LOC127757791 gene encoding subtilisin inhibitor CLSI-I-like; translated protein: MSSGGKQDGAAAAGEEARKTSWPEVVGLPVEKAKKVILKDMPDADIVVLPAGSPVTKDFRPNRVRIFVDTVTSTPTIG